In a genomic window of Neoarius graeffei isolate fNeoGra1 chromosome 13, fNeoGra1.pri, whole genome shotgun sequence:
- the si:dkey-78k11.9 gene encoding P2Y purinoceptor 1: protein MANMTDDCRKVNFDFPKIYLPTVFVFVFVFGLLGNAWGLKYIIINWRKLGSCKIFALNLCIADLLYLLTLPFLVTYQVKRQQWIFGQPFCKVTRFLFNVNLYGSIGFITCISVYRYLGIVHTLKVKGRIKVRHCIGIAALVWIVVLLQCLPDMFFPKTCFNKTKCFDTTGKNTTEPYLKYSLTQTVIGFVIPLVIILCCYGHIAVILAMKKDIGDTRLKLKCLRLVVILAVLFSICYIPINIFRNLNLMTRISKDKYGICKSWYASIYIAKQASDGLACLNSAINPLVYLVNLKRIIEQKDKKVQIHLNFGL from the coding sequence ATGGCCAATATGACTGATGACTGCAGGAAAGTTAACTTTGATTTTCCGAAGATCTACTTAcccactgtttttgtttttgtttttgtttttggacttcTTGGTAATGCTTGGGGCTTGAAATATATTATTATCAACTGGAGGAAACTTGGAAGCTGTAAAATATTTGCTTTAAACTTATGTATTGCTGATCTTCTGTATTTGCTTACCTTGCCGTTTCTGGTGACCTATCAAGTGAAGAGGCAACAATGGATCTTTGGACAGCCTTTCTGCAAGGTAACAAGATTCCTATTCAATGTCAATCTCTATGGGAGTATTGGATTTATCACATGCATCAGTGTGTACAGATATCTGGGCATTGTGCATACTCTGAAGGTGAAAGGCAGGATAAAAGTGCGCCACTGTATAGGAATAGCTGCACTGGTCTGGATTGTGGTGTTGCTTCAATGTCTGCCTGATATGTTTTTTCCTAAAACTTGTTTCAATAAAACCAAATGCTTTGACACAACTGGAAAAAACACCACTGAGCCTTACTTGAAGTACAGCCTTACACAGACAGTTATTGGATTTGTAATCCCTTTGGTGATAATATTGTGCTGCTATGGCCACATTGCCGTGATTCTAGCCATGAAGAAAGACATCGGAGATACCAGGCTGAAGTTGAAGTGCCTCAGACTGGTGGTGATCCTGGCTGTGCTCTTTTCCATATGCTACATCCCCATCAACATCTTCAGAAATCTCAACCTAATGACTCGCATATCAAAAGACAAGTATGGCATCTGTAAGTCATGGTACGCCAGCATATACATCGCCAAACAAGCAAGCGACGGGCTAGCATGTCTGAACAGTGCTATTAACCCGCTAGTATATCTGGTGAATCTGAAGAGAATTATAGAGCAAAAAGACAAGAAGGTCCAAATTCACCTGAATTTTGGCCTGTGA